The nucleotide window CGTTTACCCTGGAGAATCTGACGCTTTCATCGTCGTTGGGTGGGACCTGGCGTATTATACGATGTGCCCAGGCACCGGCTCGGAGGAGAAACTATGTTATTGCTCACTCGATCCAACGTTTTTCAGGCGCTATGTGTTTTACTTCAACGGGAGCAACGTTGCTTACGTCCCCCAGCTCTCCAATGTGGATGTAGAAATCGGGTTTAGCCATTCGAACTCATCGTGGAGGATGGCCTACATGTTCGGTGAAATAAAGCCTGGGCTTCCGGAGGCAAACGAGTCGAATTACTACGAAATCCATCCGGGGAAGGCATGCGTTCGTCCATTAGGTAACCTGTCCTATCTATTTCGCCCGTATCATGGAATTCCGGGTAGAGTGGAAGGAGATACCCTCGTTTTTTCTAACGGCTCCCAGACATACAGAGTTCCGCTGGAAAACCTGAAAGGCCACGTGCTGTTAAAATCGGACTACGACAATTTCAGGGCAGTTTTTCTCAAAAACGGGGTTCTGTTCTATGTCCCTTTCTATGAGGGGACGACGGATTATGGATATCCAAATGTTATAATACACGGAAGGGGAAACTGTTCCCCTGATAATCTCATGGTCGAAAATGTGGATAAACTGAACCCTATTGTTCTGTTTTTCTACGACGGAGATGAGCTCAAAACTTTTCCCCTCTACCGGATAACATACAATGATTCCCCAGACCTCAGGCCAGAGGTTTTGATCAATATGACCCTTGATTTTTCGCAGTGTGAACGAGAAATATGTGGTAATGGAATCATATTAGTCATCTTATTGCTCGCATTCGCCTTTGTGCTGTGGACAAGCAGGAGGCACTGAGTCTGAAAATGCTTTCTATTTCAATCTTGGAAACATTATGGGACTTATGACAGGTAGTGGGCAAAGGTTTAAAACCCATGCCTAAGGATTAGACGTGAAATGGGACAAGGGAACACCAGACTCATCAAACCCCGCATTCGGGAAACGTTGGCCCGTGAACTCCCCGGGGAGTTAGTCCAGATGCTCCCCAAACACTGGGTTCAGATAGGCGATGTACTGATTCTGCCGCTCAGGCAGGAGCTTGAGCCGTACAAGCACCGCATCGCCGAGGTCTATGCCCAGGTAATCGGGGTCAAAACCGTCCTCAGGAAGGGCAGAATAGGCGGCGAGTTCCGCGAGACGAACTACGAGGTTCTATACGGGAGCGATACGGTGACGGTGCACGTTGAGAACGGAATCAGATACAAGCTCGACGTTGCCAGAGTCATGTTCTCCCCGGCCAACGTCAAAGAGCGCGTTAGAATGGCAAAGGTCGCGAAGCCCGGGGAGCTCGTGGTGGACATGTTCGCCGGAATCGGACACCTAAGCCTGCCGATGGCCGTTCACGGGAAGGCCAGGGTCATTGCAATAGAAAAGAGCCCGTACACATTCCAGTTCCTCGTTGAGAATATCGAACTGAACCGGGTTCAGGACAGGATGACGGCATACAACATCGATAACCGCGACTTCCCTGGAGAGAACATAGCCGACAGGATTCTGATGGGCTACGTCGTTACGACCCACGAGTTCATCCCCAAGGCGCTCAGCATAGCCAAGGACGAAGCGATAATCCACTACCACAACACAGTTCCGGAGAGGCTGATGCCGGAAGAGCCATTCAGGACGTTCAGGGAAATCGCGAGGGAGCACGGCTACGAGGCCGAGAAGCTCAACGAGCTGGTAATCAAGCGCTACGCCCCCGGGGTCTGGCACGTCGTCGTTGACGTGAGGGTCTTCAAGAGATGAGCCTTTCTTCTATGTTTCCGTTGAAAGGTCCTGTCCCAACCGCACGACGTTCCAGCGACCGTTTAAATTTCCCCATTGGGTTCGTCCATGGAACTTTCTGTTCCATCGGACAAACTTTTGGTCCGTTGTGTCGAAGGCAGTTCGCTGGTGGTTAACAATTGAACTTAACTTAACATATACTGTGAAACGCTTCCTTTTGCGAAGACCTTATATCCTTCAACCCGAAAATCTTTCGAGGTGATTCTGAAATGGAGGCAAAAGGCGGCTACTGGGGCAAGATTCTGAGGGTTAACCTGACCACCAAAGAGGTCAAGGTTGAGCCCCTCCCCGAGGAGTTCCCGAGGAAGTACCTCGGAGGCGTTGGCTTTGGAACCAGACTTCTCTACGACGAGGTTCCAGCTAAAGCTGACCCCCTCGGGCCCGAGAACAAGATGATAATCACGCCCGGTCTGTTCGTTGATACCGGCATCGGAACCGGCTCCAAGACTGCATTCAACTTCAAGAGCCCGCTCACCGGCGGCTACGGAAGGGCCATGGCCGGTGCCGAGATGGGAGTCCAGCTCAAGAGGGCAGGCTACGACATGCTCATAGTAGAGGGACAGAGCGACGAACCCGTCATGCTCATCATCAACGACGATGACGTCGAGATCGTTCCCGCCGACGGCTACTGGGGCCTCACCACCGGCGAGGCAAGGTCCAAGGCCAAGGAAGAATACCCCGGCTATGCGACCGCGTTCATCGGACCCGCGGGCGAGAGACTCAGCCTCATCTCGACGATCGAGACCGATGACAGGCAGGCCGCCCGTGGAGGGCCCGGTGCCGTCCTCGGAAGCAAGAAGCTCAAGGGCATTCTTGTGAAGGGCAGCAAGAAGGTCCCGATAGCCAGCCCCGAGAAGTTCCGCGAGCTCCTGAAGGAGTGGGCCCTCGTCTTCAAGGACCACCCGGCCACCAAGGCGGACATGGACTACGGAAGCGGTGAGTTCCTCGACTGGATGAACCGCGAGCGCGGTACCTTCCCGACCAGGAACTGGCAGATGGGCTTCTTCAAGAAGGCCTACGAGAAGGCCAAGGAGGAGGGCAGAGAGCACATCGGAATCGACCCGTACTTCTGGGCGCCGAAGTACCGCACGGGAAGGAAGCCGTGCCCGATGTGCAACAAGCCGTGCAGCCAGTACGTCAGGGTGGAGAGCGAGAAGTGGGGCACCTTCATGGTGGATGGTCCCGAGTACGAGACCCTCTACTCCTTCGGCGGCGTCCTTGAGCTCGACGACTTCGAGACCGTTGCCTACCTCAACTACCTCGCCGACCAGCTCGGTCTCGACACCATCTCAGCCGGTGTCACCATCGCCTGGGCCATGGAGGCTTACGAGAGGGGACTCCTCACCAAGGAAGAGGCAGATGGCCTTGAGCTGACCTTCGGCAACGGAGAGGCAGCGGTCGAGGCCCTCAGGAAGATGGCCTACCGCGAGGGCAACCTCGGAAAGCTTTTGGCAGATGGCGTCAAGAGGGCCAGCGAGAGGCTCGGCAAGGGCAGCGAGAAGTTCGCCATGCACGTCAAGGGCATGGAGCCGCCTGCCTATGACGTCCGCGGTATAAAGGGAATGGCGCTTGCCTTCGCCGTGAACGTCCGCGGTGCCGACCACCTCACCAGCGGCGCCTACGGAACCGAGCTCGTCGGCAGGTGGTGGAAGTTCGACGGCGTCGACAGGACCAGGGGCGAGAACAAGGGATTCGAAATAGCGTTCCACGAGAACCTCATGGCGGTCTACGACGCCACCGGAACGTGCAAGTTCTCAAGACACATGTACTTCCTTGAGGGCTTCCCGCCGCTCGTCGAGGCCGTCACCGGCATGAACATCGGTGAAGCAGAGCTGATGGTCATCGGTGAGAGAATAATGAACATAGCGAGGGCCTTCAACGTCAGGGAAGGCTTCACCAGGAAAGACGACACGCTCCCGTACAGGATTATGTGGGAGCCGATTCCCGAGGGTGTCAGCAAAGGCCTCCACGTCCCGCCGTGGGAGCTCGACAGAATGCTCGACGAGTACTACCAAGCGAGGGGCTGGAGCAGGGACGGAATCCCGACCAAGGCCAAGCTCATGGCCCTCGACCTCCCGGACATCGCGGAGGACATTGGGGCCGGGATTTGAGGCCCCTCTTACTTTTCTGTTTACACATAAACAAAACTTCGCCCATATTCTCCCGTCGTGTATCAGCCAACTACAGGGCCTACAATCAGGACTTTGCTCACCAAAACTCTATCAAAAGAGCGCCCTTTCTCATAAAACAGCTGGGAAAGGTTAGCGTGCACTCTAAAACTCGCCCATGAAAAAGAGCTTAACATAAAACCGACTATTTAAGGGATTCCACTTTTATTCTGGCGTCCCAAGGACGCCTTGTGGAGAGTGGAACACTATAAACTACCAATTATGACGGATAACCCCTCTGAAAACAGGCAACTTTGAACTTGCACGCCAACTTTGATCAAACTTTGCGCAGGCAAAGTTTGGTGGCGCCGGGGCAGGGATTTGAACCCTGGTGGGCAGAGCCCACTGGCTCTCCAGGCCAGCGCCTTCCCAGGCTAGGCTACCCCGGCGCATAAAGGAGAGGAATCAGGAGATGAGCTCGATTTCGATGGTAACGTCCTCAGGGACGCGGATGCGCATGATCTGGCGCATGGCCCTTTCGTCGGCCTCAATGTCAACGAGCCTCTTGTGAACGCGGAGCTCGAACCTGTCAAAGGTGGCGGTGCCCTCTCCGTCCGGGCTCTTCCTGGTGGTGATCCTTATCCTCTTGGTCGGGAGCGGGATGGGTCCGCTCATCCTAACGCCGGTTCTCTCGGCGATCTGCTTGATCTGGTCGGTGACCTCGTTGAGGGCCTTAATGTCCGTGCTCGCAAGCTTAATCCTTGCCTTCTGCATTTCCGTCCCTCCTAAGGCTTAAGGAAGTAAAGGAAAGGTCAGAGAAGGCCTTCACTCGGCCTTCTGAACGGAGATGACCATACCGGCAGCGACGGTCTGGCCCATGTCACGGATGGCGAACCTGCCCATCTGCGGGATCTCCTTGACCGGCTCGATGACCATCGGCTTGGTCGGCCTGAGGATAACTATTGCGGAGTCACCGGTCTTGATGAACTGCGGGTTCTCCTCGACGATGTTACCGGTCCTCGGGTCGAGCTTAGCCAGGAGCTGCTCGAACCTGACGGCGACCTGGAGGGTGTGCGCGTGGAGGACCGGGGTGTAGCCGACGGTTATTGCAGTCGGGTGGTTGAGGACGATGATCTGGGCCTTGAAGGTGTCCTTCGGCCTGACGACGGTCGGCGGGTTGTTGGTGTGTCCGGCAACGTCACCGCGCTTTATGTCGTTCTTACCAACGCCACGGACGTTGAATCCGATGTTGTCACCCGGAAGGGCCTCCTGCATGGACTCGTGGTGCATCTCGATGCTCTTGACCTCACCCTGGATGGCCTTGTGGAAGATGGTGCTGGCCGGCTCGAAGATGACGACGTCACCGACCTTGAGGACACCGGTCTCGACACGGCCGACCGGGACGGTACCGACACCCTTAATGGAGTAGACGTCCTGGATCGGGATGCGGAGCGGCTTGTCGGTCGGCTTCGGCGGCTCCGGTATCTGGTCGAGGGCCTCGAAGAGGGTCGGGCCGTTGTACCAGGGCATCTTGTCGCTCTTCTTGACGATGTTGTCGCCCTCCCAAGCGCTGGTCGGGATGACCTGGACGTTCTTGTAGCCGAGCATCATGAGGAGCTTCTTAACCTGCTCGGCGACCTGCTTGAACTTCTTCTCGTCGTAGTTGACCATGTCCATCTTGTTGAGGGAGACGATGATGTGGTTGATACCGAGGGTCTTGGCGAGGAAGGCGTGCTCCTTGGTCTGCGGCATGACACCGTCGGTGACGGCGACGACGAGAACTGCCGCGTCAGCCTGGCTGGCACCGGTGATCATGTTCTTAACGAAGTCCCTGTGGCCCGGAGCGTCGATGATGGTGATGTACCTGTGCGGGGTCTCGAACTTGGTGTGGGCGACGTCGATGGTGATACCCCTCTCGCGCTCCTCCTTGAGCCTGTCCATGACCCAGGCGAACTTGAAGGACTTACCCTTCTCACCCATCTGCTCGAACTTCTGGATGATGTTCTCCGGAATGTTCTGGCTGTCGAACAGGAGCCTTCCAACGGTGGTGCTCTTTCCGTGGTCGACGTGTCCGATAAAGACAATGTTAATGTGCGGCTTCTCCTTAGCCATTTCCATACACCTCCAAACTTTGGTCTAGTCCGATTGACTAGGATGGCTTTTTAAATCTTTCGAACCTCGGCCCCCTCGGGCGGGAAACCCGCAGTTTATCGGGGAGGCCTCACGAGTTCCGTGCTTAACTTACGAAGCGGGTTTAAAAACTTAACTACGGGGGTTTGAACAGGAAAATGTAAACCTCAGCCCCCCTTCAGCCTGCATTTCCTGAGGTAGTCCCAGAGGGTGTAGTAGATGGTGAACCTCTCCTCTCTCCTGCTGTCAATGTCATACACCGTGAGAACCAGCCCGCACTCCCTCGTGCCGTTT belongs to Thermococcus camini and includes:
- a CDS encoding aldehyde ferredoxin oxidoreductase family protein, producing MEAKGGYWGKILRVNLTTKEVKVEPLPEEFPRKYLGGVGFGTRLLYDEVPAKADPLGPENKMIITPGLFVDTGIGTGSKTAFNFKSPLTGGYGRAMAGAEMGVQLKRAGYDMLIVEGQSDEPVMLIINDDDVEIVPADGYWGLTTGEARSKAKEEYPGYATAFIGPAGERLSLISTIETDDRQAARGGPGAVLGSKKLKGILVKGSKKVPIASPEKFRELLKEWALVFKDHPATKADMDYGSGEFLDWMNRERGTFPTRNWQMGFFKKAYEKAKEEGREHIGIDPYFWAPKYRTGRKPCPMCNKPCSQYVRVESEKWGTFMVDGPEYETLYSFGGVLELDDFETVAYLNYLADQLGLDTISAGVTIAWAMEAYERGLLTKEEADGLELTFGNGEAAVEALRKMAYREGNLGKLLADGVKRASERLGKGSEKFAMHVKGMEPPAYDVRGIKGMALAFAVNVRGADHLTSGAYGTELVGRWWKFDGVDRTRGENKGFEIAFHENLMAVYDATGTCKFSRHMYFLEGFPPLVEAVTGMNIGEAELMVIGERIMNIARAFNVREGFTRKDDTLPYRIMWEPIPEGVSKGLHVPPWELDRMLDEYYQARGWSRDGIPTKAKLMALDLPDIAEDIGAGI
- the taw2 gene encoding tRNA(Phe) (4-demethylwyosine(37)-C(7)) aminocarboxypropyltransferase Taw2, with the protein product MGQGNTRLIKPRIRETLARELPGELVQMLPKHWVQIGDVLILPLRQELEPYKHRIAEVYAQVIGVKTVLRKGRIGGEFRETNYEVLYGSDTVTVHVENGIRYKLDVARVMFSPANVKERVRMAKVAKPGELVVDMFAGIGHLSLPMAVHGKARVIAIEKSPYTFQFLVENIELNRVQDRMTAYNIDNRDFPGENIADRILMGYVVTTHEFIPKALSIAKDEAIIHYHNTVPERLMPEEPFRTFREIAREHGYEAEKLNELVIKRYAPGVWHVVVDVRVFKR
- the rpsJ gene encoding 30S ribosomal protein S10, whose translation is MQKARIKLASTDIKALNEVTDQIKQIAERTGVRMSGPIPLPTKRIRITTRKSPDGEGTATFDRFELRVHKRLVDIEADERAMRQIMRIRVPEDVTIEIELIS
- the tuf gene encoding translation elongation factor EF-1 subunit alpha, giving the protein MAKEKPHINIVFIGHVDHGKSTTVGRLLFDSQNIPENIIQKFEQMGEKGKSFKFAWVMDRLKEERERGITIDVAHTKFETPHRYITIIDAPGHRDFVKNMITGASQADAAVLVVAVTDGVMPQTKEHAFLAKTLGINHIIVSLNKMDMVNYDEKKFKQVAEQVKKLLMMLGYKNVQVIPTSAWEGDNIVKKSDKMPWYNGPTLFEALDQIPEPPKPTDKPLRIPIQDVYSIKGVGTVPVGRVETGVLKVGDVVIFEPASTIFHKAIQGEVKSIEMHHESMQEALPGDNIGFNVRGVGKNDIKRGDVAGHTNNPPTVVRPKDTFKAQIIVLNHPTAITVGYTPVLHAHTLQVAVRFEQLLAKLDPRTGNIVEENPQFIKTGDSAIVILRPTKPMVIEPVKEIPQMGRFAIRDMGQTVAAGMVISVQKAE